Proteins encoded together in one Mercenaria mercenaria strain notata chromosome 18, MADL_Memer_1, whole genome shotgun sequence window:
- the LOC123539154 gene encoding uncharacterized protein LOC123539154 gives MCHSVSCQNGQACMVKEVKPLLGGLSTYTLGCEQKSVCDGTKKRSIQSRSVHIDCCLSDLCNNISPPTTPMPTTKSSFTTTPIPSQNAGHWSEWSIWGPCRNGSDGKTGYKERTRVCNIQQNNISPTSCLNGSTEYYRAPCTCTPPRIVNFTASGTWKIGGVVYLRCVTTGNPKPSVNWLTLSTNILPVQMAGNDSSSLMIGPITHLHDDLFKCDASNSCGKTDSKIFTAPSASSPIIG, from the exons ATGTGCCATTCAGTATCTTGTCAAAACGGCCAG GCCTGTATGGTAAAAGAAGTGAAACCTCTGTTGGGTGGATTGAGTACTTACACATTAGGCTGTGAACAGAAATCG GTTTGTGATGGGACTAAGAAAAGGTCTATACAGTCCCGTTCTGTGCACATAGACTGCTGTTTATCTGATCTATGTAACAACATCAGTCCACCGACGACACCCATGCCGACTACAAAATCGTCGTTTACAACCACACCGATACCCTCGCAAAACG CCGGCCATTGGTCCGAATGGAGTATTTGGGGACCTTGTCGTAATGGTTCAGATGGTAAAACTGGATATAAGGAAAGAACACGAGTATGTAACATTCAGCAGAACAACATATCGCCAACTTCCTGTTTAAACGGATCTACAGAATATTACAGAGCTCCTTGCACATGTACAC CACCTCGGATTGTAAACTTCACAGCGTCAGGAACATGGAAAATTGGTGGAGTAGTATATTTACGATGTGTAACCACTGGGAATCCTAAACCAAGTGTAAACTGGTTGACATTG TCTACAAATATCTTACCAGTTCAAATGGCAGGCAATGATAGTTCTTCACTGATGATAGGACCAATTACACATCTACACGACGATTTGTTTAAGTGTGACGCATCCAATAGTTGCGGTAAAACAGATTCCAAAATCTTCACCGCACCATCAGCTTCGTCACCAATAATAGGATAA
- the LOC123538504 gene encoding uncharacterized protein LOC123538504, with the protein MAWIKYFRILSISALVICANCNVIRQGKAVNDKILLSDVNAEDNDMFVDNDVKEENNYIHLHESLGLSIKDTKTNGNAYNHDKITLVHHFARHALCRNIEGKARFYTAMKSKLCNSNSKFIAHLIDDICSSNNSHLDNWVAELFDLNEDGFVDHFERHFYKTDD; encoded by the exons ATGGCATGGATAAAATATTTTCGTATACTTAGCATTTCTGCGTTAGTAATATGTGCAAATTGCAACGTTATACGGCAAGGTAAAGCTGTGAATGATAAAATACTTCTATCAGATGTCAATGCAGAGGATAACGATATGTTTGTGGACAATGATGTAAAAGAGgagaataattatatacatttacatgaAAGTTTAGGTTTGAGTATAAAAGATACGAAGACGAATGGAAACGCATACAACCATGACAAAATAAC ACTTGTTCATCATTTTGCGAGACACGCTCTCTGTAGAAATATTGAAGGAAAGGCACGGTTCTACACAGCTATGAAATCCAAGCTTTGTAACAGCAACA GCAAATTTATAGCACACCTTATTGATGACATTTGCTCAAGCAATAACAGTCATCTAGATAACTGGGTTGCAGAACTATTTGATTTAAATG AAGACGGTTTTGTAGACCACTTTGAGAGGCATTTCTATAAAACTGATGACTGA